A region from the Lolium perenne isolate Kyuss_39 chromosome 4, Kyuss_2.0, whole genome shotgun sequence genome encodes:
- the LOC127347171 gene encoding probable indole-3-pyruvate monooxygenase YUCCA11, with the protein MENVVVLIVGAGPAGLATAACLTQLSIPYVIVEREDCSASLWRNRAYDRLKLHLAKEFCELPHMSYPADAPTYIPKALFVKYIDDYIECFNIQPKYLTSVESSTYNSEKKVWSIVAHDMAECKRINFTAKFLVVASGENSAENIPVIPGLQNFPGETIHSSRYKLGKSFSGKSVLVIGSGNSGMEIAYDLATHGVNTSIVVRSPIHVMTKELIRLGMTLAHHLPLNLVDKLLVMGAKFMFGDLSRHGITMPNMGPMMLKSKTGRSAVIDVGTVGLIKKGIIQVQGSISEIMGNIVKFQRGDEISFDAIVFATGYKSTANMWLKNGEGMLNDNGLPTKEYPNHWKGENRLYCAGLARRGLAGIAADAKNIANDIKSVIISMSS; encoded by the exons ATGGAGAATGTAGTGGTGCTGATTGTTGGTGCTGGGCCAGCAGGCCTCGCAACAGCAGCGTGCCTTACCCAATTGTCCATTCCCTATGTCATCGTCGAGCGTGAGGACTGCAGTGCGTCACTTTGGCGCAACCGCGCATACGATCGTTTGAAGCTGCATCTTGCGAAGGAGTTTTGTGAGTTACCACACATGTCATATCCAGCAGATGCACCAACATACATACCAAAAGCCCTATTTGTCAAGTACATAGATGACTATATTGAGTGTTTCAATATTCAGCCGAAGTATCTCACTAGTGTGGAGTCATCAACATACAACAGTGAGAAAAAAGTTTGGTCCATCGTGGCTCACGACATGGCAGAGTGCAAAAGAATAAATTTCACAGCAAAGTTTCTTGTTGTAGCAAGTGGTGAAAATAGTGCAGAGAATATTCCGGTGATCCCTGGACTTCAAAATTTTCCGGGTGAGACCATCCACTCATCAAGATACAAGTTAGGCAAGAGCTTCTCCGGTAAGAGTGTGCTGGTCATTGGATCTGGCAACTCCGGGATGGAAATCGCTTACGACCTTGCGACCCATGGTGTCAATACTTCAATTGTTGTAAGAAGCCCG ATTCATGTAATGACAAAGGAGCTAATCCGGTTGGGGATGACACTAGCCCACCATCTTCCGCTGAATCTAGTGGATAAACTCCTTGTTATGGGGGCAAAATTCATGTTTGGAGACTTATCAAGGCATGGCATCACAATGCCAAACATGGGTCCAATGATGCTCAAGTCAAAAACCGGCCGATCCGCTGTGATTGATGTCGGCACCGTTGGTTTGATAAAAAAGGGCATCATCCAA GTTCAAGGAAGCATTAGTGAGATCATGGGAAATATAGTTAAATTTCAAAGAGGAGATGAAATAtcatttgatgcaattgtgtttgcaaCTGGATACAAGAGCACAGCAAATATGTGGCTTAAG AATGGTGAGGGGATGTTAAATGACAATGGGCTGCCAACCAAAGAATATCCGAATCATTGGAAAGGTGAAAATAGGCTCTACTGTGCTGGGTTGGCGAGGAGAGGGTTGGCTGGTATTGCCGCGGACGCCAAGAATATTGCCAATGACATCAAATCTGTGATAATCTCTATGTCCAGCTAA